In Homo sapiens chromosome 8, GRCh38.p14 Primary Assembly, the genomic window GTCACTGTCACAATGCACTGGGCACCAGAGGGCAGGTTCTGGTGGGCGCACACACACTCTGGCTCCCAGGGTGGAACATGATCCCTGGGGGCCTCCTGGTCCTTTTCCTCCGGCGTCTCCCAACTCTGGGTCCGGAGCTCCCCACAGCAGCGTCCCCTCAGCCCCGGCCTCCGGCGCCCACACCACCAGCCCTGCCGGCCTCCTGCCAGGCGGTTACCTTCAGGAAGACCCGCCGCCGGACCACCCTGGTGGAGATGGTCTCCTCGTCGTCACTGAGGCCCTCGCTCTCCCCCAGCTCCTTGTCCAGCTCCTGGTGGATGTGCTTTAGCACAAAGCACAGGGACCCCCTGACAATGTGCATCACGTTCTGACAGCTGACCAGGAAGAAGCTCAGCAGCACCAGCGTGACCAACAGCTGGGTGACGAAAGTCCACATCCTCGCCTCCTCACCAGCCCGGTCCTCTGGCAGCCAGGGCCCCGGCCACCACGGGGGGCCTGCCTCTCATTCTCCACTGGGACTCCTGAGTCCCCCAGGGACCCCTTGCATTCCCCCTCCCTATCTCTCTGGTTTGCTCTCTTGGTCTctcactgtttctctctctgtgggCAGGACACCGAATGGCCCTCTCGGCTGAAGCAGCCCGGCCCAAGTGCCCTTCTGCCCAGCAGCCAGGCTCTGCCCTGAGTGGCCCGGGTGACATCACGCTCCTATAATTTTACCTCCCCAAACCAGCTGCCGGAGCTGTCCAACCGGGCTAGAAGGAAGCCGGCAGGTGCCCATGTCCTGAGCACTGAAAGCACAAGTGAAAGTCACTGTGTGAGTGACACCCGCTGCTGCCTAACCCCGCCCTGCCCAGAGACCTGGAAGTGGGGGCTCGGCCTCTCACCTATCCTGCCCATCCCCATGGGAACTAGAAAGAGTTCTGCCCAGGGAAAGTTTCTTACTTTCAGAAAATAATACAGTCCGAGAAAGCAGCTACTTGTGTGTCTCCTTGGGCTGCTACTGCGGTGATCCAAATGCTGTTCCCCGGCATGGTAGGGATGAGACCAGCTAATACCCTGGGTACTTAGCGGTCTGTTTCAAAAATTGCTCCAAAAGGGTGAGTGATGGGCTCAGGGACAGTCAAGTGAGCCCAGCAGGGGCCCAGCACAGGTGGTGGGGCCACCTGGAAGCCGGTCTGTAATTCCTGTCAGCCCACAGGCCCTTGCACCCTTCCTTTATGGGGTACAGCCTCCCAAAACTGAAGCATGGAGCTGGTGTGTCTATTTAAGGCCTGTTCTTAAAGGCTCTTCCAGGGCTGGGCTATCAACGCCCACTGAGCAGGAACAACGCGTATTAAACTTGTATTTACAGAGCTGATTCACAAATGTAGCCGCAGCAGCTGCGGCTGGAAAAAATTTCACTTTCTAGATCAGGTTGTTCCTCTCTGAGTGGCAATGCAGCATGGCAGAAAGAACACAGATCTGGGACACAGCAGACTAACCCTGCAACTCACCTACTGTGGGGTCTTGGGAAGGCTGGGgaccttctctgtgcctcagtttcctcatctgtgaagcaCGGATTAAAGTGCTCTCCCCACCCTTTCTCAAGGCTGCTGGGACAATCATGCCGCTTATGAATGCTAACACTATGAATGATAATGGCAAACGCTTGTGATAGTGCATGGTTCTATGTGGATTTCGCATTAATTCACTGACACCTCACCACAGTCCTAACCAAGGAGGTTCTATCGTCTTCCCATTTTACACAAAGGAAACAGAAGCAAAGTATTCTGCCTAGGTGGAGGAGTAAGTAAACGGAGGAGTCACATTCCAAATGCCTCTCACTCCACAATGCTGCTTATTTCAACAAGAAAGCACGGGGAAAAGTATGTGCAAAGAAGCCGGGGAAGCATCTGGTTTTGGCCCAGTCAAGAAGAGTCCAACTTCAGATATTTCCTCCTAAGTCCTCAGAGAAATCAGCTGGGTCACAGTCATTTCAGGCCACCTCCCAAGTCCCAAGTTACATGCAATCTCTCTATCTCCATCACTGTTTTCAGAGGTCCAGTGGAAATACTAATAAGTGGGTGCTTTGCAAACCATCAATCACCTTCAAGGGCATCCTTATCAGCCCTCGGGGCCTGTGAGATGGGCACCGGCAGCAGCCTGCCAGGCCCTCTGATCGGCGTCTCCAGttccaggctgggcatgctggcctTGCACGTGCATGCTGGACGTGAGGATGTAGGGCTTGGGAACTGAGGGATCTGGACCCTCCTGGTCCCTGACATTGGTCCACTGTGTGACCCTGGAGAAAGCCCTTGGCTCCTCTGGTCCACAGTGCCCTCATTTATAATTGAGGGAGTTGGATGTGTGATCTAGAAGGCCCTTCCAGTTCCCCTCACCAAAGGCTGACCACAGAGGGGCAGTGGAAAAAAGTGCTGTAGGCgtctttctctttccccagggATTCAGGAGAAGAGACCCAGTTAAGATCATGTGTGCTCTGGGAGCAGGAGAACTAGGCGCCCAGGAGGGCCTGATGGAAGAAACGGACGGGCCGCCTGTGGTGAGGAGTGCACACAGGCGCTGGCCCTGCCCGGGGCACATACTTGGCAGGGGAGCATTCTAAATAAAACCTGACTGAATTCCTAGCAGTTCTATGGCTGGCAGCTCAGGGCCTTCCTTCCAGAGCCACCCTAGTCCTGGAGTCTAAGGTTGAGGTAGGAAAGAAGggagacaaggaaagaaagagaggaaggagaggagaggaggaagcacCATGCCTGGATGAGGCGTGAAAACAGAGACAGAACATGTCGTTCATGTACATACTAAACACACGCATGTGGAGAACAGTGGTGCATGTTTTATAAGAACACAAATGGAAAAGACACCCATTAATACGATGGCCAGGATATGCTTCCAAATAATAGTCAGTGGGAGAAAGTGGGGGGTgcagatgaaacaagattggccacGAGTAGATCATCATGGGGCCTGGGAATGGGGAAGGGGGATTGAATCGAACAAAATAAAGTTCAACAAACTCGAAGGGAATCCGGGGaagtggaagaaaggagggagggccAGGAGAGGGAGAGGCCTGGGAAATCAGGAGCAGGAGAGGAGACTTCTCTCTATCCCAGGGCCCCTCTTCTACTTGGTGACCGCCATCCAGAGTCCACGTGAATAGCCACAGAATTCCAGAGCCAAGTAACTTTGGCGACATTCCAATCACTCCCTCCTTTACCAGTGAGGACCCTGAGGTGCTGGGAAGAGAGCGCCTTGGGCACGTCACCCAGGTCACCATAGGAGGAGAGTAAGCCCAACGCCCAGTGCTCGGTTCCTAGCCCTTTCTAAAACGCGACAGAACAAGAAAACCAACAAAAGCCACAACTTTGGAGTCAGCGAGACCCAGCTTAGAGCCCACTTCTGAAactgtgatcttgagcaagttgctCAGCCACTCTGATCAGCAGCTGCCCAACAGGTACAGGCGCCTTAGCAGGGATCCAGGAGGCAGAAAGGCAGGCCTTGCCCTTGACTTCTAGAGAAACGGAAGCACCACCACAAGTGTTAAAGGAAGGGGATATGCTTAGCTCAGGGCTTGAGTGCCTGAGAGGCAGCCCTGGAGTCCCGGCCCCTTCCGATGCTGGGAAGGAACAGCAGCACGCAGCTCCCCTCGGGCTCTCACCTGCACCACTTGGGTGAAGGTGTTCTTGGCCTCCTGCACCTGCTCTTCTTGGCCTTGCTGCCTCCGGTCCCTGTCGGCCTGGGAGCTCTCAGCCTCGGGCTGTTCTGTCCACGTGTGCTCACTTACAGACACCAGGACCTTCTCGTACTCCTGAGATCCACCGGGCTCTAGCCCTTCAGTCATGGTACTTGTTCCCTGGAATGAGTGTGGACCTTGCGTGACCTCCTCTTGCCAGGAACCTTGTGCAGCATCTTGCAGGTATGAGACAATCGAGCCGTCTGCATCCCAGTCCTGCAGTCTGGGGTCCAGAAGAAGCAGCAGATGGCCGGCcggggagagagaaaagacacCTGGTCACCCATCAGTCTCATTCCTTTTAGACACTCTCCCCACCCAGAGCTCTGGCTCATCAAGGACACAGACCGTCCTCCCATCCCTCCAAAGGTCAGGGGCGCATGAGCACATTGCTCACCTCACTGCTGTGGTTCAGAGGGGTACACGTGGCCCATCTAATGCTGTCCAGGTGGAAAGGCCACTGGTCCCTCCCTGTGGGTGAACAGCTTGCCCTTGGGGCTCCCAGAGCACTTGGCTCACCCTAATGGTCCAAACACTGGGGCCTCCACACTCTCATCCCACATCCTCAAACTCTGCCACCACCTCCTTCTGCTCTCCAGGCCCTTCCCACTCAGCAGTCCTCATCTGACAAGGTGGTCATTCTCTCCCCCTCAAGACACATTCTCCCGTGGCTCCTGGAAGGTGCTAGCCTGGCGTCTCCCCCTTCCTCTCTGGCCGCTGTTGTTCCATGTCCTCTGCTTGTTCCTCCTAGCTTTCCTGACTTCTGAACATAGGAGCACCCCGGGGTGCAGTTCTCAGACCTCACCGCTGTCCACATCCACTTCCTAAGCAAGCTCATTCATCCCATGGTTCCAAAGCCCATCTCTACACTCAGCGTGCCTGGATGTGTGTCTCCAGCTTGGCTCTCCTCCTAGACCTACAGCTGTGTGCACCCCGCTGCCTCCTCCACATctttactttgttgttgttttctgagacagggcttcattctgtctcccgggctgcagtgcagtggtacaatcacagctcactgcagctctgcactcctgggctcaggcgatcctcctgcctcagccacttgagtagctgggactgcaggcacacgccaccacgtccagctatttaaaaaattttgtagagatgggttctggCTCACAGGTCTACTTTGGATCTCTACTTGGCATCTCCAGGACAGTGCGATCCAATCCACACTCAAAATCTTCTCCCCTAGCCTGTCCCACCCCATCCCTGCTGCCATCCCTGGTATCTTCATCCTTGCAGTGGGCAGGTCGAGGACACCACTGCCCTCCTTgacccctctcttcctctcttaccCCACATTGTATTTGTTAGCAGATGCTTCTGAAATATGCCCTGCACCCGCCCACCTCTCAGCACGGCCACCGCTGCCGTCCCAGCCCACAAGCCCACGGCCCTTTCCTCCCGACACACCTCCTGCTTCTCTGCCAGGTTGCGCCAGCCTCCTCTCAAGGCAGGTGCAGCTTACCCTGCTCACCATTCCCTCCCTAGCTTCATGGGCTTGGTTACTCTGTTAGGGCACGTGCCAGGCACGGTCTCCTTCAAAGGGCTAGGCCTTCTGTGGGGCATCCTCCCTGAGAtgtcctcaccctcaccctcaatTCCTTGAAGTCTCTCAGCTGGCACTCATGCAGGCCTCCCCTGGCCACCCATCTGTAATTCCAGTCAGCCTTCTTTCCACACACACGCCTACCTCCTGTCCTCCTTCtctgcttgatttttctttttagcacgTATTatctagaatttctgttttaatgacttctaattttatttactttatcttGTTTCTAGTTAGTTTCCCTGCTAGAACCACGCTTCTTGCAGGTAGagacttttttctgtttcattcaaTGCTGGCACCCAGGCACTCTTTattggtgcctggcacacagtaggcactcaataaatattgttgagtAAGTGGATGAAATTCATCTGTCCCCATGAGAAGGCTGACCAAGGTCACAGCACCAGGAAGTGACAAAATAGGCCTAGAGCCCAGGCGTTCATGAACCCAGTTAGCAACACTGCTGCGGTAATGCAGGGGCCAGCATGCAGCCCctgcaggtgctcaataaatgcttgttgaaggAATGGCCGTCCCAGGAAGGTGTCTCTCTCCCGGGAAGGCCACTATTTCACTTTAAACCAGCCTAAGCTCCATCTGTTCAATCCTCCCCATGAATCCAAAGATTtgtgtaggaaaaaaaattaaatctttgcTGTCTCAACTTCCAAACgacttcctttcccttcctgttAGGGTATTGGGGCCAGGCTGCATGGATCCTGTGGAATGGCCCCACTAGCCTGGGCCTCAGGGTGGGACTGAGGGGTCACACAGGTGGGACTGAGGGGTCACACAGGTGGGGAAAGGACATGAGAACAGCTTTCCTTTACCTGACCAGTCCTGAGCTCCTTGGGGTGGGGGCCTGGAACAGCTGCCTGGGGGCACAAGAACCATGTCCTTACTTTAGGGAAAACTCAGCAAGCCAAGGTGACCTGGAGGAAAGGGGATTCCTCTGTCATCCGCTTCCTGTGCTAGCCCAGGAGGACAACGTGAGCCCCATCTCATGTCTGTCTCATCTCTTTCTACAATGGCAAGGGCCTGGCTTGTCTTGGCATCCTTCCCTGCACTCAGCGGAGGGGCATGGTGTAGGCCCTGGCCCAGATGGGACGATGAGAGCTCCAAGGTGAGCCGGTCCTCGGCCGCAGACTTGCAGTGTCTGGGAAATGCATCACCTTCTCCTGACCTGCCGACGCTGCTTTTCTGCTGCGGCACAGGGCGGGGGCTTCTCAGTGCGGGAAGCGTGGGGAAGAGAGCACCCACTGCTCTACAGCTGAAAGCTCCGTCCTGCCCCAGTTAAGCCCACCAGCCCCTCCTTCAAAGGGGGTAAGTGGGGAGGGCGCCATTATCAGCTCCGTCACATGCAGGCTGTGTGACTGCACACAAATAACTTCCCTGGGTACTGGTGCTTCTAAATATGGTCTTCAACTAAATATGGCCTTCAACCGGAAGCACGCAAGGGGAGAGGAGCTCCGAACGCCAGCTCCAGCAGCAGCTGACCCACGGTCTTCCCCAGCCTCATGATTGCTCTTTTAAGTGAGCCATCCTGGTGCTCTAATGTCCCTAAGTGAGCCCTTCCCGTGCACTAATGGCTCTAAGTGAGCACTCCAGGTACCCTAATGTCCCTAAGTGAGCTCTCCCGGCACCCCGATGTCCCTAAGTGAGACCTCCCGGCACCCCGATGTCCCTAAGTGAGCCCTCCCAGCACCCCGATGTCCCTAAGTGAGCCCTCCCGGCGCCCCGATGTCCCTAAGTGAGTCTTCCCGGCGCCCCGATGTCCTAAGTAAGCCCTCCCAGTGCCCTAATGTCCCTAAGTGAGCCCTCCCAGTGCCCTAATGTCCCTAAGTGAGCACTCCAGGCACCCTAATGTCCCTAAGTGAGTCCTCCCGGTGCCCCGATGTCCTAAGTGAGCCCTCCCAGCGCCCCGATGTCCCTGAGTCCTCCCGGTGCCCCGATGTCCTAAGTGAGCCCTCCCAGTGCCCTAATGTCCCTAAGTGAGCCCTCCCAGTGCCCTCATGTCCCTAAGTGAGCACTCCAGGCACCCTAATGTCCCTAAGTGAGCCCTCCCAGTGCCCTCATGTCTCTAAGTGAGCTCTCCCGGTGCCCTAATGTCCCTAAGTGAGCCCTCCCGGCGCCCATATGTCCCTATGTGTGCTCTCCCAGTGCTCCTCGGGGTCTCTCCTGCCGGGCATACCTGGTGGGGTCTTGGGGAGGCACTGGCTTTTGCAGATGGCACCTATGCTCTTATATATGGCATCTGCCAGACTGAATGTATGTGCTCCTGTGCAATTAGAACCCAGGGTCAGGGTTGGCATCGACACCTCTGTCCTCACTGCCAGGCATAATCTTACCCAGGAGCCCAGAAGACAAAAAGGGACCCTGCTCCCACAGTCAAGCTCTTACCTGTCCTGACTCCTCTCCGTCACCTGACTCACGGTGGGGGAATGTGTGATTCGGGCTTGCCCCCTCTGATGGCCTGAAACAAGAGACACTTCATTCTCTGAGTCCTGCCCTGCACCTGTCGCGTCATCCTGCCTCTTAGAACCTGGCAGCTTCTCTTCTGACCTCTGACCTTCCTCCTGTTCAAGCAAATCGATAAGGCCATTTGTGGCATCTGAATCCACTGTGTCGTCCTCCACAAGTTCCAGAGAGCCCAACTCGGGGCCCCGCGGTTCCTCTGAGAGTGCCCCCTCCAACTTCCACTCGTGACCTGTGGCATCAGAGTCCTCAGCCTTGCTACACTCCAGAGAGGAGTCCTCAGCAGTGACCAGAGAAGGCGTGAGGCCCGCAGACCACACCTGCATGTCAGACATCTCCAGCATGGTGTCATGCTCCGTGGCCGCCAAGGGGATGGCGTCTAGGACGGCCACCTCATTCCAGTACTGGTCTGCACGTAGCGGAGAGGAAAGTGCACAGCCCAGGGAGGCAGGGGACAGCAGCTCGTCCTGCAGTGAGGAGTAACCTGGATGGGCAGACAGAGGGCAACATGCTCCAGCAGTGATTCCTGTCCCACCCATTCACGTGCAGGTCCACGCACACGCACGAACACACACATGCGGGTGCGGCCACAGAGATGCATGCACATTCGGGGTGGGTTGGGGGCTTTCCAAGCTCCAGGCCCAATGCTCAGGCCTTGTGGCtgctgcctgggcatccaggcaagAGAAGCAAGGCTCTGAATTGGGTGGGGGCAGCCAGGGTGTGAGGCAGAGATGGGGGAGCGCCCTGCTGGATGGCGAAGAGGAGATTGGACTTTCTTATCCAGTTCAGAGCACTAGATAAAGAAGCCTTTATCCAAAGGACTTGTGCTCCAATCTGTCTCTGATCCCATGAAAGCTCCACTTCTCCATGGCTGGGCAGAAGTAGACGTTGCTCCTCTACTCAAAACTTCACTTTAGCTTAGCTCTTAGGTTCTCAGGGATGTACCTTAAAGGGAAGGAAAGGCCACCCAGAACCAGGGGTAGTAACCAGGCTGCCCTTGAGGGGCCTATCAGGGTACACTAAACACCCATAGACCTCACTGTGGTGGTCAAATGGGAAACAACCTTCTGGTGTGGCCAGGCATCACTTTCCTCAAGTTGCCTATTGGTTCCAGAAACTCTGCATGATCTAAAGTGCTACAGGGGAGGGCTCTTAGGGCTCAAAAGGGGCAAGGTCAGAAGGCACCAAGAGGCACCAGGTCTGCCCGCCCCAAAACCCTGTGTCCAAGAGCCCTGAGCTGCTTGTCCCAGCTGCAGGTCAGCACCGACCTGGTGGGATGGGAGCCAGCTTGCTCAGGCCCTGAGTGCATGACCCGTGCATTGACAGGAAAAAGAGGACTCTGATGCCCCTTCAGAGCAGGTGCCTCTGTGGGTGGGAGAAGAGACTAGAAGACAAGATTCTCCAATGGGCTTGGCCTGTCTAGGAAATCAGGAAGCAAGTACGTGCTTACAGCAGCTGGAAAGCCCACAGAGCTGAAGGGGGACCCTGGGAATGGGCAGGGCTGCCCCTTGCAGTCTCTAGGGACCTTCCTGCCATCGAGAGATGTCCAGACACCCCCAGCCTAGAGTTCAAACCTAGTTCAAATGCTCCATTCTGCCATTCAGCCCCTACCCCCACTCCTACTCACATGCAACTGCCCCCGGGCTGTGCTTTGATTCAAGCCAGGCGGGCTCCTTTCTTGCCCCCTCAGCCTCCGCTCGGGGCCTCAGCCTCCGCTCGGGGCCTCAGCTCCTGATCACCTGCTCCCCTGCTTTTACATCACTAGCTCCATTTATTCTCATCCACTCACTGTTCAACCAAAATAAGAGAGGTCCgattacatgccaggcactgtgctatgggAATGGGGATGACAAACcccaaacacacatgcacacacacacactcacacactctctctcacccACACACTCACAGATGGGACAGCTTCTTGTCTCATGGCATTTTCCCAGCTTCAGCTCCTGTTGCTCCCTCCCATCTCTGAGGCTGTCCTAGGGTCCCTCGCTAAGGCGGTTCTCAGAAATGCAAACCCATGAGGACAGGGCTGATGCCTGCCTTCCTCGCCCCACCCTTTCCTACAACAGGATTGGGCCTCCACTAGCCCCATGACCACTGAAGAGCTCTCCAGGTGTGTGAGAGGACCCAGCAGCTGGAACAGAAAGACCTCAGGCACATTCAGTGGAACT contains:
- the ANK1 gene encoding ankyrin-1 isoform 7 (isoform 7 is encoded by transcript variant 7); the encoded protein is MWTFVTQLLVTLVLLSFFLVSCQNVMHIVRGSLCFVLKHIHQELDKELGESEGLSDDEETISTRVVRRRVFLKGNEFQNIPGEQVTEEQFTDEQGNIVTKKDHTSTPNP